CCGGGAATCGGACCCGGTTACGGCGGCTGTGCGCATCCGCCCGTTTGACGACTGGAGGAGATCGAGGGTTGTGGTGCACGAGACGTTTGAGGCTCGTCCGGAGCCCTGAACGGACCGTTCCCGTTCTATTACAGTGCTGGACTGTCGAGCCGTACGGGCGTACGGATGTACTGACGTACTGACGTACGGATCGGGCAGGGGCCGTGAGGAGGCCGGGGTGGGTGCGACAGCCGGTGCCGTCTGGGGGCGTGTCGAGCAGCAGGATTTCCGCAGCCGGGTGCGCGGAACGCTGCTGGGCGCGGCCATGGGCGACGCGCTGGGCGCGCCGGTCGACCAGCTCACCCTGGCGCAGATCGGCGAGGCGTACGGCCCGGAGTGGCTGACCGATCTGGCCTCCGCGTACGGCAGACGCGGCGCGATCACCGACCTCACGCAGCTCACCCTGTTCACCGTCGACGGCCTGATCCGCGCCCAGGTGCGCCGGGACACGGGCGTCTGGCACCCGCCGACCGATCTGCACCGGGCGTATCTGCGCTGGTCGGCGACCCAGCGGGACTGGGGGCCCGACGAACGCCGCAAGGACGACGGCTGGCTCGCGCGCGAGGAGTGGCTCTACGCGCGCCGCGACCCCTCCCTGATCTGCCTCCTCGGCCTGGGCGACGGGACCATGGGCACCCTCGACGCCCCCAAGAACCCCGGCGCGTCCGGTGCCGAGGCCGCCGCCCGCTCCGCGCCCTTCGGCCTTCTCGTGGGCTGGGAGCCCCAGTTGGTCTTCCAGCTGGCCGTCGAGTGCGCGGCCCAGACCCACGGTCACCCCGTCGCGTACCTGTCCGCCGGCTCGTACGCCGTCATCGTGCACGCCCTCGCGCGCGGCGAGAGCCTCGACGCCGCCGTCCAGAAGACCCTGGTGCTGCTGGCCGCCCGCCCGGGCCACCAGCCCGTCGCCGAGGCCCTCCAGCAGGCCGTCACCGCCGTCCGCCAGGGCACGCCGTCCCCCGCCGTGGTCGAGCGACTGTCCGGCGACGGCGCGGCCGCCGGGGTACTGGCCGTCGCCGTGTACTGCACCCTCGTCGGCGAGGACATCCGCCAGGGTCTGTGCCTCGCCGTCAACCACGGGGGCCCTTCGGGCGCGGCCGGCGCCCTGACGGGCGGCCTCCTCGGCGCCCTCCACGGGGAGACGGCCCTGCCGCCGGCCTGGCTCGCCGAACTGGAGGGCCGCCCCACCATCCTCGTCCTCGCCGACGACTTCGCCCTGGAAATGACCCAGGGCCCGGCCCTCCACGCCCCCGCCGGAGCGGTCCCAGGCTGGCTGACCCGCTACCCCCGAGCCTGACCCAGAGCCCCCGCGCACCCCTGGCCCACCCGAAAGGGGCGCGGGGAACTGCGCGCCCGGCCACGACGCACGCGCACCCGAAATACCCACGGAGCCCGGCGGACGCCGTACGCCCGCCGTGCCTGCACGCCTCACACCCCCGGCCCACCCCAGAGGGGCGCGGGGAACTGCGCGCCCGGCCACGACGCACGCGCACCCGAAATACCCACGGAGCCCGGCGGACGCCGTACGCCCGCCGTGCCTGCACGCCTCACACCCCCGGCCCACCCCAGAGGGGCGCGGGGAACTGCGCGCCCGGCCACGACGCACGCGCACCCGAAATACCCACGGAGCCCGGCGGACGCCGTACGCCCGCCGTGCCTGCACGCCTCACACCCCCGGCCCACCCCAGAGGGGCGCGGGGAACTGCGCGCCCGGCCACGACGCACGCGCACCCGAAATACCCACAGAGCCCGGCAGCGCCCGGCGCAAGCCCGGCGCAAACCCCGCGCAGCGGCGACGCAACGGCCGGGTAGCGTGGTGATCATGGCTGACTGGAACATACGTCCGGCCTCGGCGACGGACGTCGAGCCCGTCGCCGAGCTGCGCGCCGTGGTCATGCGGCCCGACCTCGAACGCCTCGGCCGCTACGACCCCGACCGCGTCCGCCGCCGCTTCCGCGACGCGTTCGACCCGGCCCACACCTGGATCATCGAGGTCGCCGACACGTTCGCCGGCTGCGTGGCCCTCCGCCCGGCCGCCGACGCGCACTGGCTGGAGCACTTCTACCTCGCCCCCCGCCTCCAGGGCACCGGCATCGGCACAGCCGTCCTCGGCACCCTCCTCACCCGTTGCGACCACGACGGCGTACCGGTCCGCCTGAACGTCCTCCAGGGCAGCCCGGCCAGACGTCTCTACGAGCGTCACGGCTTCCACGTGGAGACCGAGGACCCGGTGGACGTGTTCATGGTCCGCACGCCGCCCCGGCCGGCAGGCCCGCTCCCACTCCCACCGCCGTCGAAATAGCTTTCGTGCCGTGGCCGAGGCGTCCTACCGTGACCCGATGACCACCCAGATGATCATCCTCAACGGCGGTTCCAGCTCGGGCAAGTCCGGCATCGTCCGGTGCTTGCAGGCCGAACTGCCCGACCAGTGGCTCACGTTCGGGGTCGACTCCCTCATCGACGCCATGCCCGCGAGGATGCAGACGTCGGAGGGCGGCCTCGACATCTCCGCCGATGGCGCGGTCGCCGTCGGAGCGGACTTCCGCGCCCTGGAACAGGCCTGGGCCCGGGGCATCGTGGCCATGGCCCGCGCGGGCGCCCGCATCATCGTCGACGACGTCTTCCTCGGCGGAGCCGCCTCCCAGCAGCGCTGGCAGAAGCTTTTCGACGACCAGTACGGCCGGTCCGACCACGACGGCCACGACCGCCGGTCCGACCACGACGGCCCGCTGGGCGTCCTCTGGGTAGGCGTCCGCTGCGACCCCACCGCGGCCGCCGCCCGCGAGATCGCCCGCGGCGACCGGGTCCGGGGCATGGCCGTCGCCCAGGCGGACCTCGTCCACCGGGGCGTCCACTACGACCTGGAGGTCGACACCACCCACACCGAGTCCCTGACCTGCGCCCGCGCGATCGCGGCCCACGTCCGCCGACCCACGTGAGGGCCGCCCCGGTCACCCCGGGAACGACCCTCACGGCACCCTCCGTGCCGGCTTCCTCGCCCTCAGACCCCGCTGGGGCTGGACGCGTCCTTGCCCTGGGCCGGCACGGGGGCCACGGCCCCGGCCGCGCCCCGGCCGTCCCCGTCGCCGTCCGAGTTGATCGTCTCGATGATCGCGAGCCGCTCGGGAGTGTCCTCGGGCTTGATGAAGCCGATGACGATGTACAGGACCAACGAGACGGCCAGCGGGATGGACACCTGGAACTGCAGGGGCACGCCGCCGTCGAGGCTCCAGTGGATCGGGTAGTTCACCAGCCAGAAGGCGAACAGCCCGCACGCCCAGCTGGTGAGCGCCGCCGTCGGACCGGAGCGCCGGAACGGCCGCAGCAGGCCCAGCATCATCGGGATGGCCATGGGTCCCATCAGACCCGCCACCCACTTGATGACGACGGTGATGATGTCCTTGAAGGCGGGCGAGTTGACCTGGGTCGCCGCCGCCATGGACAGACCGAGGAAGACGACCGTCGTGATCCGGGCGACCCGCAGCCCCTGCCCCTCGCTCCAGCTTCGCGCCCGGCGCCAGATCACCGGCGCGCAGTCCCGGGTGAAGACGGCCGCGATGGCGTTCGCGTCGGACGAGCACATGGCCATCGTGTGGGAGAAGAAGCCGACGATGACGAGGCCCAGCAGCCCGTGCGGCAGCAGCTGTTCGGTCATCAGGGCGTACGAGTCGGAGCCGTCGCCCTTCTCCGACGTCACCAGCAGCGGCGACATCCACATCGGGAAGAACAGCACCAGCGGCCAGACCAGCCACAGGGCGGCCGACAGCCGGGCGGAGCGCTCGGCCTCGTGCGGGGTCGCCGTGGCCATGTAGCGCTGGGCCTGGTTGAGCATGCCGCCGTTGTACTCGAAGAGCTTGATGAACAGGAAGGCGAGGAGGAAGACCGTGCCGTAGGGGCCCACCAGCGGTTCGGCGTGGCCGTCCAGCTTCGGGTGGTCCCACACGCCGAAGAAGCCGCCGTAGTCGCCGAGTTTCGCCACCACGGCGATGAACATGGCGATACCGGCGAGGAGCTGGATGACGAACTGGCCCAACTCGGTGAGCGCGTCGGCCCAGAGTCCGCCGATCGTGCAGTAGACGGCCGTGATCGTGCCGGTGATCAGGATGCCCTGGTTCAGGGACACGCCGGTGAAGACCGACAGCAGGGTCGCGATCGCGGCCCACTTGGCACCGACGTCCACGATCTTCAGCAGCATGCCGGACCAGGCCAACGCCTGCTGGGTGCCCAGGTTGTAACGGTTCTTCAGGTACTCGAGCGGGGAGGCGACATGCAGCCGTGAGCGCAGCCGGTTGATCCGCGGCGCGAACAGCTTGGAGCCGATGGCGATGCCGAGGGCGATCGGGAACGACCAGGTCACGAAGGACGTGACGCCGTAGGTGTAGGCGATGCCGGCGTAGCCGGTGAACATCACCGCGCTGTAGCCCGACATGTGGTGCGAGATGCCGGAGAGCCACCAGGGCATCTTGCCTCCGGCGGTGAAGAAGTCGCTGACGTTGTCCACGCGCTTGTGCGACCAGACGCCGATCGCGACCATCACACCGAAGTAGCCGATGAGCACGGCCCAGTCGAGACTATTCATGGGCCCCCTTCCAGGGTCCGCCGCCAGGTTCAGACTTGGGTCAGGCATGTGAACTCTGGGTTCGGTGGCATGCCCACGGCAAGGAAGTGGAAGGTCAAGAGGAGGTAAAGAAGTTCCGGGCGATGACTTGGGTTTATGTATATGAACCTCGAATGGCCGAAAAGGATCACTGCCGCCGCACGGCGGAACACCGGCCGAGGCCGGGTCGGCACCCGGGTCGGCACCTCGGCCGACGCCGCGGTCAGCGCATCAGTTCCCCGGCGTTGACGAGCAGCGACTGGCCGGTGATCGCCCGTGCGCGGTCGGACGCCAGGAAGACCGCCGCGTCCGCCACGTCCCCGTCCGTGGCCAGCTCCGGCAGCGCCATCCGCTCGGTGAGCCGGCCCAGCACCTCCGCCTCGGGCACGCCCTCACCGTGCGCCGTGAACCGTACGTACGCCTCGACGGGCGGTCCCCACATCCAGCCCGGCAGCACGGTGTTGACCCGGATCCGGTGCGGCCCCAGCTCCCGGGCCAGCGAGTACATCGCACTGGTCAGCGCGCCCTTGGACGCCGCGTACGCCGCCTGCCGCACCTGTGAGGGCGCGGCCACCGCCGACTGTGTGCCGATGATGACGACCGAGCCGCCGCCGGCCGCCTTCAGGCCGGGCAGGCAGGCCCGGGTCATCCGCAGGGTGCCCAGCAGGTTCACGTCGAGGACCGCCTGCCAGGTGGCGAAGTCGGCGTCCTCCAGCCCTCCGAAGTAGCTGTCCCAGGCCGCCACGTGAACCACCGCGTGCACACCACCGAACCGCTCCCGCGCCAGCGCCGCGAGCGCCGAGCACTGTGCCTCGTCGGTGATGTCGGTCGCCCGGTACGCCGTGTGCGCGCCGTCCGGGTCCACGTC
The DNA window shown above is from Streptomyces akebiae and carries:
- a CDS encoding ADP-ribosylglycohydrolase family protein, which produces MGATAGAVWGRVEQQDFRSRVRGTLLGAAMGDALGAPVDQLTLAQIGEAYGPEWLTDLASAYGRRGAITDLTQLTLFTVDGLIRAQVRRDTGVWHPPTDLHRAYLRWSATQRDWGPDERRKDDGWLAREEWLYARRDPSLICLLGLGDGTMGTLDAPKNPGASGAEAAARSAPFGLLVGWEPQLVFQLAVECAAQTHGHPVAYLSAGSYAVIVHALARGESLDAAVQKTLVLLAARPGHQPVAEALQQAVTAVRQGTPSPAVVERLSGDGAAAGVLAVAVYCTLVGEDIRQGLCLAVNHGGPSGAAGALTGGLLGALHGETALPPAWLAELEGRPTILVLADDFALEMTQGPALHAPAGAVPGWLTRYPRA
- a CDS encoding GNAT family N-acetyltransferase, with protein sequence MADWNIRPASATDVEPVAELRAVVMRPDLERLGRYDPDRVRRRFRDAFDPAHTWIIEVADTFAGCVALRPAADAHWLEHFYLAPRLQGTGIGTAVLGTLLTRCDHDGVPVRLNVLQGSPARRLYERHGFHVETEDPVDVFMVRTPPRPAGPLPLPPPSK
- the cpt gene encoding chloramphenicol phosphotransferase CPT codes for the protein MTTQMIILNGGSSSGKSGIVRCLQAELPDQWLTFGVDSLIDAMPARMQTSEGGLDISADGAVAVGADFRALEQAWARGIVAMARAGARIIVDDVFLGGAASQQRWQKLFDDQYGRSDHDGHDRRSDHDGPLGVLWVGVRCDPTAAAAREIARGDRVRGMAVAQADLVHRGVHYDLEVDTTHTESLTCARAIAAHVRRPT
- a CDS encoding sodium:solute symporter family protein, producing MNSLDWAVLIGYFGVMVAIGVWSHKRVDNVSDFFTAGGKMPWWLSGISHHMSGYSAVMFTGYAGIAYTYGVTSFVTWSFPIALGIAIGSKLFAPRINRLRSRLHVASPLEYLKNRYNLGTQQALAWSGMLLKIVDVGAKWAAIATLLSVFTGVSLNQGILITGTITAVYCTIGGLWADALTELGQFVIQLLAGIAMFIAVVAKLGDYGGFFGVWDHPKLDGHAEPLVGPYGTVFLLAFLFIKLFEYNGGMLNQAQRYMATATPHEAERSARLSAALWLVWPLVLFFPMWMSPLLVTSEKGDGSDSYALMTEQLLPHGLLGLVIVGFFSHTMAMCSSDANAIAAVFTRDCAPVIWRRARSWSEGQGLRVARITTVVFLGLSMAAATQVNSPAFKDIITVVIKWVAGLMGPMAIPMMLGLLRPFRRSGPTAALTSWACGLFAFWLVNYPIHWSLDGGVPLQFQVSIPLAVSLVLYIVIGFIKPEDTPERLAIIETINSDGDGDGRGAAGAVAPVPAQGKDASSPSGV
- a CDS encoding SDR family oxidoreductase; amino-acid sequence: MSLLAGRTVVVSGVGPGLGQRVAAAVVRDGGNAVLGARTEANLAKAAADVDPDGAHTAYRATDITDEAQCSALAALARERFGGVHAVVHVAAWDSYFGGLEDADFATWQAVLDVNLLGTLRMTRACLPGLKAAGGGSVVIIGTQSAVAAPSQVRQAAYAASKGALTSAMYSLARELGPHRIRVNTVLPGWMWGPPVEAYVRFTAHGEGVPEAEVLGRLTERMALPELATDGDVADAAVFLASDRARAITGQSLLVNAGELMR